From the genome of Varibaculum prostatecancerukia, one region includes:
- the tkt gene encoding transketolase, protein MATDWNELDQRAVNMAKALSGDAVEKAGSGHPGTPISLAAVAYLLYQRHLRFDPQDSDWLGRDRFVLSAGHASLLQYLQLYLAGQSMELEDLKKFRTFNSYTPGHPEYRHTKGVEVTTGPLGSGFAAAVGFAMASRRAHGMLDPDTPLGESPFDHNIYVIAGDGCLQEGISGEVSSLAGVQDLGNLIVIWDDNHISIEDDTDVSFQEDVLARYQSYGWHTQRVNWLQEDGSYREDVDALDQAINAAKAEKHRPSIIALRTIIGWPSPTMQNTGAIHGAKLGETELKGLKEALGMDPEKMFAVDQEALQHARDNAAARAQAAHGDWDPRFEQWKQTNPDKSKLLERILAGKLPEGIEEALPVFPAGESLATRAASGKVISAIGAVMPEYWGGSADLAGSNNTTIAGADSFIPESAQTDMWKGNPFGRVLHFGVREHGMGGIMNGIAIDGLTRVFGGTFFVFSDYMRGAVRLAALMNIPVTYVWTHDSIGVGEDGPTHQPVEHLSAYRAIPNLAMVRPMDANETAAAWLAVLRQHGPAGLILTRQALPVYQREDMEGAGADALASAKNVSKGAYVLADSEGEPEVILLASGSEVQCALEARAALAKESIAARVVSVPCMEWFKAQDAAYREQVLPSAVKARVSIEAGLVDPWRDLVGDNGESIGLDDFGLPGAAAELFAHYGLDSEHVVAAAKRSLARVRS, encoded by the coding sequence ATGGCTACCGATTGGAATGAACTTGATCAGCGCGCAGTTAATATGGCGAAAGCATTATCCGGCGATGCAGTAGAAAAAGCCGGTAGCGGACACCCGGGAACTCCGATATCCCTAGCAGCGGTCGCCTACTTGCTGTATCAGCGTCACTTGCGTTTCGATCCTCAAGATTCCGATTGGTTAGGGCGCGATCGCTTCGTGCTTTCAGCCGGGCATGCCTCCTTGCTGCAATATCTTCAACTGTATCTAGCCGGTCAAAGTATGGAGCTGGAAGATCTAAAGAAATTCCGCACCTTCAACTCCTACACTCCCGGTCACCCCGAATACCGTCACACCAAGGGCGTAGAGGTAACTACCGGGCCGCTGGGCTCCGGATTTGCCGCTGCCGTAGGGTTTGCGATGGCATCGCGGCGTGCGCACGGGATGTTGGATCCAGATACTCCCCTAGGTGAAAGTCCTTTTGACCACAATATTTACGTAATTGCTGGTGACGGCTGTTTACAAGAAGGAATTTCGGGAGAAGTTTCTTCGCTGGCAGGCGTACAAGACCTGGGTAACCTGATTGTGATTTGGGATGATAACCATATTTCTATTGAGGACGATACCGACGTTTCCTTCCAAGAGGACGTGCTTGCCCGCTATCAGTCCTATGGTTGGCATACCCAACGGGTCAATTGGTTGCAGGAAGACGGCAGCTACCGTGAAGATGTAGATGCCCTTGACCAGGCTATAAATGCCGCCAAGGCAGAAAAGCACCGTCCTTCGATTATCGCTTTGCGCACGATTATCGGCTGGCCTTCGCCCACTATGCAGAACACTGGCGCTATTCACGGTGCGAAGCTGGGTGAAACTGAACTAAAAGGATTAAAAGAAGCTCTGGGTATGGATCCCGAGAAAATGTTTGCTGTTGATCAAGAAGCGCTCCAGCATGCTCGGGACAATGCGGCTGCGCGCGCTCAGGCAGCTCATGGCGATTGGGATCCCCGCTTTGAACAATGGAAACAAACAAACCCGGACAAGAGTAAGCTCTTAGAACGGATTTTAGCTGGTAAACTTCCCGAAGGTATCGAGGAAGCGCTACCGGTATTTCCCGCCGGAGAATCCCTGGCTACCAGGGCGGCCTCTGGAAAAGTTATTTCCGCAATCGGAGCAGTCATGCCCGAATATTGGGGTGGTTCCGCCGACCTAGCTGGTTCCAATAACACTACGATTGCCGGTGCGGACAGCTTTATTCCGGAATCCGCACAAACTGATATGTGGAAAGGGAACCCCTTTGGTCGGGTGCTGCACTTTGGGGTGCGCGAACACGGCATGGGCGGGATTATGAATGGCATCGCCATTGACGGACTCACCCGAGTATTCGGGGGTACCTTCTTTGTGTTCAGCGACTATATGCGGGGTGCTGTGCGCCTGGCCGCTCTAATGAATATCCCGGTCACCTATGTGTGGACCCACGATTCCATTGGAGTTGGCGAGGACGGTCCCACCCACCAGCCGGTAGAGCATTTAAGCGCCTACCGCGCTATCCCTAATCTGGCGATGGTGCGTCCTATGGATGCTAATGAAACCGCGGCGGCGTGGCTGGCAGTTTTGCGTCAGCACGGTCCGGCTGGCCTGATTTTAACCCGCCAAGCTCTGCCCGTATATCAGCGCGAAGATATGGAAGGCGCCGGAGCTGATGCTTTGGCCAGCGCCAAGAATGTCAGCAAGGGTGCTTATGTTCTCGCTGATAGCGAGGGCGAGCCGGAGGTAATCTTGCTGGCTTCAGGATCCGAGGTGCAATGCGCCCTCGAGGCACGTGCTGCGCTGGCGAAGGAATCGATTGCTGCCCGGGTAGTGTCGGTTCCCTGTATGGAATGGTTTAAGGCGCAAGATGCTGCCTATCGCGAACAGGTACTTCCTTCAGCGGTCAAGGCCAGAGTTTCGATTGAGGCTGGTTTGGTCGATCCTTGGCGCGACCTAGTTGGAGACAATGGAGAAAGTATTGGTTTAGATGACTTCGGTCTGCCAGGCGCTGCCGCTGAGCTATTTGCGCACTACGGACTAGACAGTGAGCATGTAGTTGCTGCGGCTAAGCGGTCTCTAGCACGGGTACGTTCCTAA
- a CDS encoding solute carrier family 23 protein, with product MAADEPLNPPLKALGDSLEAEIKLKDIKKHPVNQVPSAPRTALLSVQHVLAFYAGAVVVPLIVAGGLKLDAATTVHLINADLFTCGIATLIQSIGFWRIGVRLPIVQGVTTMAISPMIAIGLAVNQNGGTEVLPTIYGAVIVAGLFTFFAAPLFAKLIRFFPPLVIGIVLTTMGTTLLGVSAADVIGRVDEQVPPMPITLRSLAYGLGTLAIIVLIQRFFKGFMGTLAVLAGLVIGTGVAAALGDTSFSEVGKSSWVAVTTPFYFGWPQFSLTACISMIVVMLLTMVETTGDVFATGEIVGKRIGKEEITAALRADGLSTTLGGILNSFPYTCFAQNIGLVRLTKVHSRWVVACAGGIMIILGVIPKAGAIVASIPSPVLGGASMALFANLTLVGIQTLSRVDLSDTRSGIILTTSIALAMLVSFKPAIADAFPAWAHIFFASGVTLGSISAILLNLLFFHVGPRSKGEDVALGTTGKRRSLRAVNKMSSEEFVNTFARLFNGVTWPLQAAAEMRPFRDVGELKEALQDAVMVADKEAQDQLIASYPDVTTMLTASESEAKEISQDVGSLALGQLTEEQKAQLHTLESSYHEKFNLPLVALLSRMDSVDAIIKDGVHRLENSPRHERVVALGQVVEVINDRLEIMMADANPIRSAWSRKFEQLD from the coding sequence ATGGCAGCTGATGAGCCGCTGAACCCACCGCTAAAGGCTTTAGGTGATTCCCTAGAAGCCGAAATAAAGCTAAAAGATATAAAGAAACACCCGGTTAATCAGGTACCTTCGGCTCCGCGGACTGCGCTGCTCTCAGTGCAGCATGTGCTGGCGTTTTACGCCGGTGCGGTGGTCGTTCCTTTGATTGTCGCCGGCGGACTTAAACTTGATGCGGCCACCACGGTGCACCTAATTAACGCTGACTTGTTCACTTGCGGAATCGCTACCCTGATTCAGTCAATTGGTTTTTGGCGTATCGGAGTCCGTCTGCCGATTGTGCAAGGGGTAACCACGATGGCGATCTCTCCAATGATCGCTATTGGGCTGGCAGTAAATCAAAACGGCGGCACCGAGGTACTGCCCACTATTTATGGTGCGGTTATCGTAGCCGGGCTATTTACCTTCTTCGCGGCTCCACTCTTTGCCAAACTGATCCGCTTTTTCCCGCCACTGGTGATCGGGATTGTACTGACCACTATGGGCACCACCTTGTTGGGAGTATCCGCCGCCGACGTTATCGGACGAGTTGACGAACAGGTACCACCGATGCCGATAACTTTGCGTTCTCTAGCCTATGGCCTGGGAACTTTAGCGATAATCGTATTAATCCAACGTTTCTTTAAAGGCTTTATGGGAACTCTGGCCGTTCTTGCGGGCCTAGTAATCGGTACCGGCGTGGCGGCTGCGCTGGGCGATACCTCGTTTAGTGAAGTAGGTAAATCCTCTTGGGTAGCGGTCACTACCCCGTTCTATTTCGGCTGGCCACAGTTCTCTTTAACCGCCTGTATCTCCATGATCGTAGTAATGCTACTGACCATGGTAGAAACCACCGGTGACGTCTTTGCCACCGGCGAAATCGTGGGCAAACGCATCGGAAAAGAAGAAATTACTGCAGCCTTGCGTGCAGATGGTCTTTCCACAACTTTGGGGGGAATTTTGAACTCTTTCCCCTACACCTGTTTCGCACAAAACATTGGTTTAGTGCGCCTGACCAAAGTGCATTCTCGCTGGGTAGTAGCGTGTGCTGGCGGAATTATGATCATTTTGGGAGTTATTCCCAAAGCGGGCGCTATCGTAGCCTCGATCCCCTCTCCGGTTCTAGGCGGAGCCTCTATGGCTTTATTTGCCAACTTAACCTTAGTGGGGATTCAAACCTTATCCCGAGTTGACCTGTCAGATACCCGCAGCGGGATTATTCTGACCACTTCGATCGCGCTGGCCATGCTAGTTTCCTTCAAACCAGCAATCGCGGATGCCTTCCCCGCCTGGGCACACATTTTCTTTGCCTCGGGAGTCACCCTGGGCTCAATCAGCGCCATCCTACTCAACCTCCTATTCTTCCACGTAGGGCCGCGATCTAAGGGCGAGGACGTGGCGCTGGGTACTACCGGCAAACGGCGTTCACTACGGGCAGTTAATAAAATGAGCTCCGAGGAGTTTGTAAATACATTTGCCCGCTTGTTTAATGGGGTAACTTGGCCACTGCAGGCAGCTGCGGAGATGCGTCCTTTCCGGGATGTAGGCGAACTTAAAGAGGCGTTGCAAGATGCGGTAATGGTTGCGGATAAAGAGGCTCAAGACCAGCTAATCGCTTCCTATCCGGATGTAACTACCATGTTGACCGCCAGTGAAAGCGAAGCCAAAGAAATTTCGCAGGACGTGGGATCTTTGGCTTTGGGGCAGCTCACGGAAGAACAAAAAGCACAGCTACACACGCTGGAAAGTTCCTACCATGAAAAGTTCAACCTGCCCCTAGTGGCACTGCTTTCACGGATGGATAGCGTGGACGCGATTATTAAGGACGGGGTTCACCGCCTAGAAAACTCGCCGCGGCACGAACGGGTAGTCGCCCTAGGACAGGTGGTAGAGGTAATCAATGATCGCCTAGAGATTATGATGGCGGACGCCAACCCCATCCGTTCGGCTTGGAGCCGCAAGTTCGAGCAACTCGACTAA
- a CDS encoding alanine/glycine:cation symporter family protein yields MSILAAKDSLSAFDQWNETISGLLDTAYANSVVWLLMVTLLGVGIWLTVRTKGMQVTMFAHMLKVITRSRGGSEGGVSSFQAFAIGLADRVGTGSITGVALAVVAGGPGSVFWMWVVAVVGMATAFVEATLAQMFKVRNGDGTFRGGPAFYIQRGLGSRTWGIVFAVLLIFAYGFSFEMIQANSISQLANSEYLGFPVWASALILVLLTLPLVVGGVRKIAQFSEYLAPAMALLYVGMGILVIVLNYERIPFVFREIFMGAFGQSNTYMPPAVAGAGGAFIAAITTGTKRGLFTNEAGMGSAPNAAAIATVRHPATQGMIQALGVFVDTMLVCTSTAFIILMSVPFWDKHSHDDGAVLTMDSIVTSLGSNNTTQTVVFVFVMIMMVCFGYSTILGNYTYAETNYKFIVGVDRSALPLKLLVIASTAIGAILPLKSVWSIADWATALMALVNLVALIFLGKWAVGALRDYRAQMQTTDPAGPIFCSENNQYLPGELPTRVWTTPGGFDPTWDTSASPVGQVN; encoded by the coding sequence ATGTCGATACTGGCCGCCAAAGATTCTTTAAGTGCCTTTGACCAGTGGAATGAAACTATCTCGGGACTGTTAGATACCGCCTACGCCAACTCGGTGGTCTGGCTGTTAATGGTGACCCTGCTGGGGGTGGGCATCTGGCTCACAGTCCGTACTAAAGGCATGCAGGTAACCATGTTTGCTCACATGCTTAAAGTGATTACTCGCTCCCGGGGAGGTTCCGAAGGCGGGGTTTCTTCCTTCCAGGCTTTTGCGATTGGGCTTGCCGATAGGGTAGGCACCGGCTCGATTACCGGTGTCGCCTTGGCGGTCGTTGCCGGGGGTCCCGGTTCAGTTTTCTGGATGTGGGTAGTGGCCGTGGTGGGGATGGCCACTGCTTTCGTAGAGGCGACCTTGGCGCAAATGTTCAAAGTACGCAATGGGGATGGCACTTTTAGAGGAGGTCCTGCCTTCTATATCCAACGCGGCCTAGGCTCGCGCACCTGGGGAATCGTATTCGCGGTGCTACTAATCTTCGCCTATGGATTTAGCTTCGAAATGATCCAAGCTAACTCAATTTCTCAGCTGGCAAACTCGGAATATCTCGGTTTCCCGGTCTGGGCAAGCGCCCTGATTCTGGTGCTGTTAACCTTGCCGCTAGTAGTCGGTGGGGTACGTAAAATCGCTCAATTCTCCGAATACTTGGCACCCGCGATGGCGCTGCTCTATGTAGGGATGGGCATCTTGGTGATTGTCCTGAACTACGAGCGGATTCCCTTTGTTTTCCGGGAAATTTTTATGGGAGCTTTCGGACAGTCAAACACCTATATGCCGCCGGCAGTTGCCGGAGCCGGGGGAGCGTTCATTGCCGCGATCACTACCGGCACTAAACGCGGCCTGTTTACCAATGAGGCCGGGATGGGGTCCGCTCCTAATGCCGCGGCTATCGCCACCGTGCGCCACCCCGCCACTCAAGGCATGATTCAAGCCTTGGGGGTATTCGTAGACACCATGCTGGTATGTACCTCCACCGCCTTCATTATTTTGATGTCGGTACCTTTCTGGGACAAACACAGTCATGACGATGGGGCAGTGCTCACTATGGATTCGATAGTGACATCTCTAGGTTCTAATAACACCACCCAAACCGTGGTGTTTGTATTCGTGATGATAATGATGGTTTGCTTCGGCTATTCCACTATCTTGGGGAACTACACTTACGCAGAAACTAACTACAAGTTCATCGTGGGAGTGGACCGCTCGGCTTTGCCCTTAAAGCTGCTGGTAATCGCGTCTACCGCGATTGGGGCGATACTGCCCTTGAAATCGGTGTGGTCGATCGCTGACTGGGCGACGGCGCTAATGGCGCTGGTTAACCTGGTGGCTTTGATTTTCCTTGGAAAATGGGCAGTTGGGGCTCTGCGCGACTATCGCGCACAGATGCAAACTACCGATCCTGCCGGTCCGATCTTCTGTTCGGAAAACAACCAATACCTGCCGGGGGAGCTTCCCACCCGGGTATGGACAACCCCGGGTGGGTTCGATCCGACTTGGGATACTTCTGCATCCCCGGTAGGCCAGGTTAACTAG
- a CDS encoding MFS transporter, with translation MASSKGFSWLKAPGPGPKVPKEKVEHVFRRLRLQVFMGIFIGYAGFYLIRNNIASIAPLLMDDTGIDKVGVGIIANAVLFAYGLSKFFSAMISDRSNARYFLVIGLALSACTNLVVAFVPWVTASVGIFATVMFINGWFQGMGWPPCGRVLVHWFSTNERGTVTSIWNTAHNVGGALLPTLVGIGLAWTANDWRSAFWLPAVVALVVAFIGFLLIRDTPVSQGLPPIEEYRNDPAKVEVHDGEKISAKDMIFKHVLTNRTIVMLAVANVFVYALRYGVLNWITVYMHEKHHAEIGSGLAGIFAYEIAGIVGTLLCGWMSDKVFKGYRSGAGIFFTICTALAILGYWLAPQGTPMWVLILLVALIGGLIYGPVMLIGLQAIDLSPRNVAGTAAGFTGLFGYLLGATLASTGVGILVHHFGWNVTFMVFIAFSVLTVLLFAIVGRDERRIMSAHQEKLDDMN, from the coding sequence ATGGCATCGTCAAAAGGCTTTTCTTGGCTAAAAGCACCGGGGCCAGGGCCTAAAGTACCGAAAGAAAAAGTCGAGCACGTTTTTCGACGTCTGCGCCTACAAGTGTTCATGGGAATTTTTATCGGCTATGCGGGCTTTTACCTGATTAGAAATAACATTGCTTCGATTGCCCCTTTGTTGATGGATGACACTGGCATCGACAAGGTCGGGGTAGGGATTATCGCTAACGCGGTACTTTTTGCCTACGGATTATCCAAGTTCTTCTCCGCAATGATCTCTGACCGTTCCAATGCTCGCTACTTCCTGGTGATCGGTCTCGCCCTATCGGCCTGCACCAACCTGGTAGTAGCCTTCGTGCCTTGGGTAACTGCTTCGGTGGGAATCTTCGCCACCGTAATGTTTATTAACGGGTGGTTTCAAGGCATGGGGTGGCCGCCTTGCGGGCGGGTATTGGTGCACTGGTTCTCTACCAATGAGCGCGGTACTGTCACCTCGATTTGGAACACAGCCCACAATGTGGGCGGTGCCCTGCTGCCGACGCTAGTCGGTATCGGTTTGGCCTGGACTGCCAATGACTGGCGCTCAGCATTCTGGCTACCGGCGGTAGTTGCGCTGGTGGTAGCGTTCATCGGTTTCCTCCTGATTCGGGACACCCCGGTTTCACAGGGGCTTCCTCCGATTGAGGAATATCGCAATGACCCCGCCAAAGTGGAAGTACATGACGGCGAGAAAATCTCTGCCAAAGATATGATTTTCAAACACGTGCTCACTAACCGCACCATTGTGATGTTGGCAGTGGCCAATGTGTTCGTATATGCCTTGCGTTACGGGGTACTCAACTGGATTACCGTGTATATGCACGAAAAGCATCACGCTGAAATCGGTTCCGGTCTGGCCGGTATCTTCGCCTACGAAATCGCGGGCATTGTGGGAACTTTGCTTTGCGGATGGATGTCCGACAAAGTGTTCAAGGGGTATCGCTCCGGTGCAGGAATTTTCTTTACTATCTGCACCGCGCTAGCAATCCTGGGCTACTGGCTAGCTCCCCAAGGCACCCCTATGTGGGTATTGATCCTGCTGGTGGCGCTAATCGGCGGTCTGATCTACGGGCCGGTAATGCTGATTGGTCTGCAGGCCATTGACCTGTCGCCTCGGAACGTGGCGGGTACCGCCGCCGGTTTTACCGGACTTTTCGGTTACCTACTGGGGGCTACCTTGGCTTCCACTGGAGTAGGAATCCTGGTTCACCACTTTGGTTGGAACGTAACCTTTATGGTGTTCATCGCGTTCTCGGTGCTGACGGTCTTGCTGTTCGCAATCGTCGGCCGCGACGAAAGGCGGATTATGAGCGCCCATCAAGAAAAACTGGACGATATGAACTAA
- a CDS encoding MerR family transcriptional regulator, which produces MDRQPRPQRSQGMLFGDTLADLDTETGYRGPIACKAAGITYRQLDYWARTGLVEPTIRSAKGSGSHRLYSFRDILVLKIVKRLLDTGVSLQQIRVAVDALSKRGVDSLSSITLMSDGASVYECTSTDEVIDLVQGGQGVFGIAVGRVWREIEGTLAELPVESAKEQLRVPDELAAARARRNAG; this is translated from the coding sequence ATGGATAGGCAGCCGCGCCCGCAGCGTTCGCAAGGCATGTTATTTGGAGATACCTTAGCGGATCTGGATACCGAAACCGGCTATCGCGGCCCTATTGCCTGCAAAGCAGCGGGGATAACCTACCGGCAACTCGACTATTGGGCACGCACCGGTCTGGTGGAACCCACCATTCGATCGGCTAAAGGTTCAGGTTCGCACCGCCTCTACTCCTTCCGCGATATTTTGGTACTGAAAATTGTCAAACGCCTGCTAGATACGGGTGTTTCCCTACAACAGATTCGAGTGGCAGTCGATGCTCTCTCTAAACGGGGCGTGGACTCCCTTTCTTCTATCACCCTAATGTCCGATGGTGCCTCCGTTTATGAATGCACCTCCACCGACGAGGTAATCGACCTGGTACAAGGGGGACAGGGCGTATTCGGGATTGCAGTCGGACGCGTATGGCGAGAAATCGAAGGCACCCTGGCAGAACTGCCGGTGGAGTCAGCTAAGGAACAGCTAAGAGTTCCCGATGAACTAGCGGCTGCCCGCGCGCGGCGAAACGCCGGGTAG
- the ftsR gene encoding transcriptional regulator FtsR codes for MQTGAAQRRSVPEATPQAWPPGVSAKPVFSIGKVVEQVKGEFPTISVSKLRFLEEQGIVSPARTASGYRKYSAADIERVRYCLTSQRDSFMPLRVIRENLAQLDAGRSLSEVQPEQKAARLVASEGQLVASSAADGALTTRELLDLSGLSTEELDTFVQAGLVSPDLSGRFPARSHQIVKLASILVEQGIPPRQLRFLKTSALRLLDLVERAATPVSYRASSVAKARHLSETRELSEAAAQMFLQMVRVSAEKLN; via the coding sequence TTGCAAACGGGAGCGGCGCAGCGTCGCTCGGTGCCAGAAGCTACCCCCCAAGCCTGGCCTCCGGGCGTTTCGGCTAAGCCGGTATTTTCTATCGGGAAAGTAGTTGAACAGGTAAAGGGCGAGTTTCCCACTATTTCTGTCTCCAAGCTGCGTTTCTTAGAAGAACAGGGGATTGTATCGCCTGCTCGCACCGCCTCGGGATACCGCAAATACTCCGCCGCAGATATCGAGAGGGTGCGCTACTGCCTTACTAGCCAACGCGATTCTTTTATGCCCCTGCGGGTTATTCGGGAAAACTTGGCGCAGTTAGATGCTGGCCGCAGCCTAAGCGAAGTGCAACCAGAGCAAAAAGCCGCGCGGCTGGTGGCCTCCGAAGGGCAATTGGTGGCTTCTTCAGCTGCGGATGGAGCGCTTACGACCCGGGAACTTTTAGATTTAAGCGGACTTTCCACTGAAGAACTAGATACTTTTGTGCAGGCCGGTCTGGTTTCCCCAGATCTTTCGGGACGTTTTCCTGCTCGCAGCCACCAGATCGTTAAGCTGGCCAGTATTTTGGTAGAGCAGGGGATTCCTCCCCGCCAGCTGCGTTTCCTAAAAACTTCTGCACTTCGTTTACTAGATTTGGTAGAAAGGGCAGCCACTCCGGTCAGCTACCGCGCCTCCTCAGTGGCCAAGGCGCGACACCTATCGGAAACGCGAGAACTTTCCGAAGCCGCTGCCCAAATGTTTTTACAGATGGTGCGGGTTTCTGCAGAAAAACTGAATTAA
- a CDS encoding FHA domain-containing protein, producing the protein MSENDVADPLTTAIIGAIRDDDLPGNSSLSEDARNTIAQLPEGSALLVVVRGPNLGARFLLNAEKVSVGRKPKCDIFLDDVTVSRKHAIFVREGTGYVMRDAGSLNGTYVNRERVDSAQLKTGDIVQIGKYRMVYYSSRKDS; encoded by the coding sequence ATGAGCGAAAACGACGTGGCAGATCCCTTAACCACCGCCATTATTGGTGCTATCAGGGATGATGATCTGCCGGGTAACAGTTCCCTGTCGGAAGATGCTCGCAACACGATTGCGCAGCTTCCCGAAGGATCGGCTCTGCTAGTGGTAGTGCGCGGACCGAATCTGGGAGCCCGTTTCCTGCTTAACGCCGAGAAAGTTTCGGTAGGGCGCAAACCCAAATGCGATATTTTCTTAGATGACGTGACCGTTTCCCGCAAACACGCCATCTTTGTTCGCGAAGGCACCGGTTATGTTATGCGCGATGCCGGTTCTCTTAACGGCACCTACGTGAACCGCGAACGGGTAGATTCTGCTCAACTAAAAACCGGAGACATAGTCCAGATCGGCAAGTACCGAATGGTTTACTACTCTTCGCGGAAGGACTCATAA
- the purU gene encoding formyltetrahydrofolate deformylase: MNQAVSHIVLTLSCPDRPGIVYEVTKVIVEEDGNIVDSQQFDDPETDRFFMRVEIHTSRPLAEVRTAFTPLAERYGMQWSINEVGKKVRTIIMVSKEGHCLTDLLYRRRNLNLPLEVVAVIGNHPDLAPLAQFYDVPFLCIPVSKETKAKAEAELLELVEAENVELIVLARYMQILSDKVCQRLHGKVINIHHSFLPSFKGARPYHQAHQRGVKLIGATAHFVTPDLDEGPIIAQEVIPVSHRDSTASMMQKGQDVERRVLAQAVTWYSQRRVLLNGNRTVVFE, from the coding sequence ATGAACCAAGCCGTATCTCATATCGTCCTGACACTTTCTTGCCCTGATCGACCGGGCATTGTCTATGAGGTCACTAAAGTAATTGTCGAAGAAGATGGCAATATCGTTGACTCCCAACAATTTGACGATCCGGAAACTGACCGTTTCTTTATGCGAGTGGAAATTCACACTTCCCGCCCTCTGGCGGAGGTGCGTACCGCTTTTACTCCCCTAGCGGAGCGATATGGGATGCAGTGGAGCATCAATGAGGTGGGTAAGAAGGTTCGCACTATCATTATGGTTTCCAAGGAGGGGCATTGCCTGACTGACCTGCTATATCGCCGCCGTAACCTGAATTTGCCTTTAGAGGTGGTGGCGGTGATTGGTAACCACCCGGATTTGGCGCCGCTAGCGCAGTTCTATGACGTGCCTTTCCTGTGTATTCCGGTCAGCAAAGAAACCAAAGCCAAGGCAGAAGCGGAACTATTAGAGCTGGTAGAGGCGGAAAACGTGGAACTAATCGTCTTGGCGCGCTATATGCAGATTCTTTCCGATAAGGTTTGCCAGCGCCTGCACGGAAAAGTGATCAATATTCACCACTCCTTCTTACCTTCTTTTAAGGGAGCGCGTCCTTACCACCAGGCACATCAGCGCGGGGTGAAACTAATCGGGGCCACTGCCCATTTCGTAACGCCTGACCTAGATGAAGGTCCGATTATCGCCCAAGAGGTGATTCCGGTTTCGCACCGCGACTCCACAGCCTCCATGATGCAAAAGGGTCAAGATGTGGAACGGCGGGTATTAGCGCAGGCAGTCACCTGGTATTCCCAGCGTCGCGTCCTCCTCAACGGTAACCGCACCGTGGTTTTTGAATAG
- a CDS encoding Fpg/Nei family DNA glycosylase: MPEGHSIHRLAIAFAELSKLGTARASSPQGRFAEGAAALDSTTITRPWAWGKHLFLDFNIPQPATLHVHLGLYGSWKFQAGPGIVLPGHIGAPRMPGEHPGDTYKHFSGQFQPIAPGENVRLRLEFSRAVADLSGPNQCELLDKAGVEKILARLGPDPLVDSCAAQDFIARARKTTRRIGEVVMDQSFIAGPGNIYRAECLFRCGINPNRQAAKVSVKRLQALWEDLRSQMRRGLKEGLICTTDDPSQGRFWVYQRSGEPCRRCGAIVRDRIVAGRRSYWCPKCQK, encoded by the coding sequence ATGCCAGAGGGACATTCTATTCACCGTTTAGCCATTGCTTTTGCCGAGTTATCGAAACTGGGCACTGCGCGTGCCTCCTCGCCCCAGGGACGATTTGCTGAGGGCGCCGCCGCCCTAGATAGCACGACAATTACTCGCCCCTGGGCCTGGGGAAAACATCTGTTTCTAGATTTTAATATCCCCCAGCCGGCGACTTTGCACGTGCATTTAGGGCTTTATGGTTCGTGGAAGTTCCAGGCGGGACCGGGAATAGTCCTGCCCGGGCATATAGGCGCCCCTCGGATGCCAGGAGAACATCCGGGTGACACCTATAAACACTTTTCGGGACAGTTCCAGCCAATAGCGCCAGGAGAGAACGTGCGGCTGCGTCTAGAGTTTTCCCGGGCAGTAGCCGATCTGTCTGGCCCTAACCAGTGCGAACTGCTCGATAAAGCGGGAGTAGAGAAGATTCTTGCCCGCCTGGGGCCCGATCCCTTGGTGGATTCTTGCGCTGCTCAGGATTTTATTGCCCGCGCCCGGAAAACTACTCGCCGGATCGGGGAAGTGGTAATGGATCAATCCTTTATCGCTGGTCCCGGCAACATCTATCGCGCCGAATGCCTATTCCGCTGCGGAATCAACCCCAATCGTCAGGCCGCGAAAGTTTCGGTAAAGCGCCTACAGGCACTGTGGGAAGATTTGCGTTCCCAAATGCGCCGCGGCCTCAAAGAAGGCTTGATCTGCACTACCGATGATCCCTCCCAAGGGCGTTTTTGGGTTTACCAGCGGTCTGGGGAGCCTTGTCGGCGTTGCGGGGCGATAGTGCGAGACCGGATAGTGGCCGGCAGACGCAGCTATTGGTGTCCGAAGTGTCAAAAGTAG